From one Mobula birostris isolate sMobBir1 chromosome 20, sMobBir1.hap1, whole genome shotgun sequence genomic stretch:
- the LOC140185131 gene encoding ATP-sensitive inward rectifier potassium channel 1-like isoform X1: MSLSPSCEEKMYCTSIDLQILFYIMFKYLRRRLTRNQAGPNRRRARLVSKDGRCNIEFGNVREHSKIGFLVDIWTTVLDLKWRYQMAIFISAFLGSWFLFGLLWYAVAYMHRDLPEFSPSHSHIPCVQNLNGLTSAFLFSLETQVTIGYGFRCVTEQCGEAIFLLVTQSILGVIINSFMCGAILAKISRPKKRAKTITFSKTAVISKRGGKLCLLIRVANLRKSLLIGSHIYGKLLKTTVTLEGETIIMDQVNIDFVVDAGNENLFFISPLTIYHIIDKTSPFYEMSAETIKQQDFELVVFLDGTIEATSATCQVRTSYIPEEVFWGYRFAPIVSKSKEGKYRVDFSNFGKTVQVDTPHCAHCHQIEKEAKINNKKAYDNVIAQVNEVNETKM; encoded by the coding sequence CCAGAAACCAAGCAGGACCCAATCGCCGGAGAGCTCGCCTGGTGTCCAAGGATGGGAGGTGTAACATAGAATTTGGAAATGTTAGAGAACATTCAAAGATTGGCTTCCTTGTGGATATTTGGACAACTGTCCTTGACCTCAAGTGGAGGTACCAGATGGCTATCTTTATCTCAGCATTTTTGGGAAGCTGGTTTCTCTTTGGTTTGCTGTGGTACGCTGTTGCTTACATGCATAGGGATCTTCCTGAATTTTCACCTTCCCACAGCCACATACCTTGTGTGCAGAACCTCAATGGATTGACTAGTGCCTTTCTCTTCTCACTTGAGACTCAGGTTACCATTGGTTATGGCTTCAGATGTGTGACAGAACAATGTGGTGAAGCTATCTTCCTCTTGGTGACTCAGTCcatccttggtgttatcattaaCTCCTTTATGTGTGGAGCCATTCTGGCCAAGATCTCCAGGCCAAAGAAACGAGCCAAAACCATTACCTTCAGCAAGACTGCTGTGATCAGCAAACGTGGGGGAAAACTCTGCCTCCTGATCCGAGTAGCCAACCTCAGGAAAAGCCTTCTCATTGGCAGCCATATTTATGGCAAACTTTTGAAAACCACGGTGACACTAGAGGGGGAAACCATCATAATGGACCAGGTCAACATCGACTTTGTTGTTGATGCAGGGAATGAGAATCTGTTTTTCATATCACCTTTGACAATCTACCACATCATTGACAAAACCAGCCCCTTTTATGAGATGTCAGCTGAGACCATCAAGCAACAAGACTTTGAGCTGGTGGTCTTCCTGGATGGCACTATAGAAGCCACCAGTGCCACCTGCCAGGTACGAACCTCATATATACCAGAAGAAGTGTTCTGGGGCTATCGGTTCGCACCCATTGTCTCCAAATCGAAGGAAGGGAAATATAGAGTAGATTTCTCTAACTTTGGGAAAACAGTGCAGGTGGACACCCCACATTGTGCACATTGCCATCAGATTGAGAAGGAGGCCAAGATCAATAACAAAAAGGCTTATGACAATGTGATAGCCCAGGTCAATGAAGTAAATGAGACCAAAATGTGA
- the LOC140185131 gene encoding ATP-sensitive inward rectifier potassium channel 1-like isoform X2, translating to MFKYLRRRLTRNQAGPNRRRARLVSKDGRCNIEFGNVREHSKIGFLVDIWTTVLDLKWRYQMAIFISAFLGSWFLFGLLWYAVAYMHRDLPEFSPSHSHIPCVQNLNGLTSAFLFSLETQVTIGYGFRCVTEQCGEAIFLLVTQSILGVIINSFMCGAILAKISRPKKRAKTITFSKTAVISKRGGKLCLLIRVANLRKSLLIGSHIYGKLLKTTVTLEGETIIMDQVNIDFVVDAGNENLFFISPLTIYHIIDKTSPFYEMSAETIKQQDFELVVFLDGTIEATSATCQVRTSYIPEEVFWGYRFAPIVSKSKEGKYRVDFSNFGKTVQVDTPHCAHCHQIEKEAKINNKKAYDNVIAQVNEVNETKM from the coding sequence CCAGAAACCAAGCAGGACCCAATCGCCGGAGAGCTCGCCTGGTGTCCAAGGATGGGAGGTGTAACATAGAATTTGGAAATGTTAGAGAACATTCAAAGATTGGCTTCCTTGTGGATATTTGGACAACTGTCCTTGACCTCAAGTGGAGGTACCAGATGGCTATCTTTATCTCAGCATTTTTGGGAAGCTGGTTTCTCTTTGGTTTGCTGTGGTACGCTGTTGCTTACATGCATAGGGATCTTCCTGAATTTTCACCTTCCCACAGCCACATACCTTGTGTGCAGAACCTCAATGGATTGACTAGTGCCTTTCTCTTCTCACTTGAGACTCAGGTTACCATTGGTTATGGCTTCAGATGTGTGACAGAACAATGTGGTGAAGCTATCTTCCTCTTGGTGACTCAGTCcatccttggtgttatcattaaCTCCTTTATGTGTGGAGCCATTCTGGCCAAGATCTCCAGGCCAAAGAAACGAGCCAAAACCATTACCTTCAGCAAGACTGCTGTGATCAGCAAACGTGGGGGAAAACTCTGCCTCCTGATCCGAGTAGCCAACCTCAGGAAAAGCCTTCTCATTGGCAGCCATATTTATGGCAAACTTTTGAAAACCACGGTGACACTAGAGGGGGAAACCATCATAATGGACCAGGTCAACATCGACTTTGTTGTTGATGCAGGGAATGAGAATCTGTTTTTCATATCACCTTTGACAATCTACCACATCATTGACAAAACCAGCCCCTTTTATGAGATGTCAGCTGAGACCATCAAGCAACAAGACTTTGAGCTGGTGGTCTTCCTGGATGGCACTATAGAAGCCACCAGTGCCACCTGCCAGGTACGAACCTCATATATACCAGAAGAAGTGTTCTGGGGCTATCGGTTCGCACCCATTGTCTCCAAATCGAAGGAAGGGAAATATAGAGTAGATTTCTCTAACTTTGGGAAAACAGTGCAGGTGGACACCCCACATTGTGCACATTGCCATCAGATTGAGAAGGAGGCCAAGATCAATAACAAAAAGGCTTATGACAATGTGATAGCCCAGGTCAATGAAGTAAATGAGACCAAAATGTGA